GCCACGGCGGCGTTGATTGCCGGCGGCACCGAGTTGACCGGGCATTTTTCCAACCCGCCGTTCCAGGACCAGGCCCTGCAAAACCCCAACGTCCACGTGGTGCTCAATTCCTACGATGTGCTGGGTCCGAACTCGCCCACGGTGCTGTTCGCCACGGAAAAATTCCGCGATGAAAACCCGAAGACCTACAAGGCGTTCGTCGAGGCGCTGACCGAAGCGGCCGAATTCGCCCAAAGGGATAAAGGCGCGGCGGCGGACACCTATTTGCGGGTGACCAAGGCCAAGATCGACCGGGCCACCTTGCTGAAGATCATCGACAACCCGCAGATCGAATTCACTGTCACGCCAAAGAACACCTACCCGCTGGCCGAGTTCCTCTACCGCGTCGGCGCGATCAAGAACAAGCCGGCGTCGTGGGAAGACTATTTCTTCCAGGACGTCAAACCGCTGCAGGGGAGCTGATTGCCATGAACGCGCTTTTGCAAGGCCACGCGGCCAGCAACCCCACTCGCACCGGCACGGCGTTGTTGTCGGTGGATAACGTCAGCCTGGAATACCGCACCCCGCAGCGGGTGGTGCGGGCCACCCATCAAGTGAGTTTCGAAGTCGACCCGGCAGACCGTTTTGTACTGCTCGGCCCGTCGGGGTGCGGCAAGTCCACCTTGCTCAAGGCCATTGGCGGCTTCATCACGCCGTGCGAGGGCGAGATTCGCTTGCAAGGCCAGACCGTCAACGCGCCGGGGCCGGACCGGATCGTGGTGTTCCAGGAGTTCGATCAACTGCCACCGTGGAAAACCGTCAAGCAGAACGTGATGTTTGCGCTGTTGGCGTCCCATACCCTCAAGCGCCGCGAGGCTGAGGAGCGGGCGCTGCATTACCTCGATAAAGTCGGCCTGGCGGGGTTTGCCGATGCCTATCCACACACCTTGTCCGGTGGCATGAAGGCCCGCGTGGCGATTGCCCGAGCGCTGGCGATGCAGCCGAAAATCCTGCTGATGGACGAGCCCTTCGCCGCCCTCGATGCCCTGACCCGACGCAAGATGCAGGAAGAATTGCTGCTGCTCTGGGAAGAGGTGCGCTTCACCCTGCTGTTCGTCACTCACTCCATCGAGGAGGCGCTGGTGGTGGGCAATCGCATTCTGTTGTTGTCGCCGCACCCGGGGCGAGTGCGGGCGGAAATCCACAGCCATCAATACGATTTGCACAGCCTTGGGGGCGTGGGGTTCCAGCACACGGCGCGGCGGATTCATTCGCTGTTGTTCGAACAAGGCCAGTCGCCGGAGACCGAGCGCGAGCTGGATTTCGCCGACATTCGTATCGCGTATTAAGGGGGAACGAACCATGAGCCAGTTATCGCCTGCGCGCCAAGAGTATGAAGTCGACCTGCAACCCCTGACCCATGTGCCGCTGGAGCGCGAGTTGCCCTTGGGCCAGCGCCTCTGGCAACAGGGTTGGCTGCGCAAGAGTTTGATCCTGTTCGTGCTGGCGCTGGTGTGGGAGGGCGTGGCGCGCTACCAGAACAACGACCTGCTGCTGCCGAGCTTCCTGCAGACCGCCAGCGCGTTGTACGACGGTTTGCTCAGCGGCGAGCTGCTGGGCAAGGTGTGGATTTCCCTGGTGGTGTTGCTCAAGGGCTATCTGCTGGGGATTATCCTGGCGTTCGGCCTGACCACCCTGGCGGTGTCGACGCAGTTGGGCCGTGACCTGCTCAGCACACTGACGTCGATGTTCAACCCGTTGCCAGCCATTGCCCTGTTGCCGTTGGCACTGCTGTGGTTCGGCCTGGGGCAGAACAGCCTGATCTTCGTACTGGTGCATTCGGTGCTGTGGGCCCTGGCGTTGAACATGTACGCGGGGTTTCTCGGTGTGTCGGAAACGCTGCGCATGGCTGGGCGCAACTATGGGCTCAAGGGCCTGCGCTTCGTGTTGTTCATCCTGATCCCGGCGGCGCTGCCGTCGATCCTCGCCGGGTTGAAGATCGGCTGGGCGTTCGCCTGGCGCACCTTGATCGCCGCTGAACTGGTGTTCGGCGCCACCAGCGGCAAGGGTGGATTGGGCTGGTACATCTTCCAGAATCGCAACGAGCTGTACACCGACAAGGTATTTGCCGGGTTGGCGGTGGTGATTTTGATTGGGTTGCTGGTGGAGAACCTGGTGTTCGACAGTTTGGAGCGGGTGACGGTGAAGCGTTGGGGGATGCAGCGTTAGCCCGTGGGTTGAATGAACCCTGTGGCGAGGGAGCAAGCTCCTACGCTACACGGATTTGGGTTGTCTGGGCTGGCGTCATCGCGAGCAAGCTCGCTCCCACAGTTGAGCGGTGTTGATCTCACATTTTCAAATGACACAAAACCCCTGTGGGAGCGAGCTTGCTCGCGATGGCAATCGTCCATTCACCGCAGGAGTGTCAGCCCGCCGCTTGAACCTCAAGCCGATCCATCGCCCGCTCCACCAGCAAATGCACCCCATCGGCCATCCGGCTGATCGCCAGGATCACACTGCGACGACTGCCCTCAACATCATCCGCCAGATCGGCAGCGATGGCGCTGATGGACCGCAGGTCTTCGGAGGCATTGGCCAGCAGCGTTTCGGTGTCGATGTCCGGGGCGACCATGAAGAGCTGGGCGGTTTGGGTTTTGCCCGAGGTTTCATCGGCCGGTTTGGGGTTGAGGTAGTAGTCGAGGGCGCGTTCGGCGGCTT
The sequence above is drawn from the Pseudomonas sp. St316 genome and encodes:
- a CDS encoding ABC transporter ATP-binding protein translates to MNALLQGHAASNPTRTGTALLSVDNVSLEYRTPQRVVRATHQVSFEVDPADRFVLLGPSGCGKSTLLKAIGGFITPCEGEIRLQGQTVNAPGPDRIVVFQEFDQLPPWKTVKQNVMFALLASHTLKRREAEERALHYLDKVGLAGFADAYPHTLSGGMKARVAIARALAMQPKILLMDEPFAALDALTRRKMQEELLLLWEEVRFTLLFVTHSIEEALVVGNRILLLSPHPGRVRAEIHSHQYDLHSLGGVGFQHTARRIHSLLFEQGQSPETERELDFADIRIAY
- a CDS encoding ABC transporter permease encodes the protein MSQLSPARQEYEVDLQPLTHVPLERELPLGQRLWQQGWLRKSLILFVLALVWEGVARYQNNDLLLPSFLQTASALYDGLLSGELLGKVWISLVVLLKGYLLGIILAFGLTTLAVSTQLGRDLLSTLTSMFNPLPAIALLPLALLWFGLGQNSLIFVLVHSVLWALALNMYAGFLGVSETLRMAGRNYGLKGLRFVLFILIPAALPSILAGLKIGWAFAWRTLIAAELVFGATSGKGGLGWYIFQNRNELYTDKVFAGLAVVILIGLLVENLVFDSLERVTVKRWGMQR
- a CDS encoding DUF6124 family protein produces the protein MFKVTPNPPGNPGSACDKSSKTKKLDEAAERALDYYLNPKPADETSGKTQTAQLFMVAPDIDTETLLANASEDLRSISAIAADLADDVEGSRRSVILAISRMADGVHLLVERAMDRLEVQAAG